Sequence from the Pararhizobium gei genome:
CCTTGCCTGGGTAGTAGTAGCCGCCGGCGGCATAGACGAAGACCTTCGGGTTGGCTTCCCGGCCCTTCATGTCGGCGAGATGGCGAAAGAGCGGCTTGCCCTCGATCTTGGCGACCGCATCCCAGATCGCCATGTCGATGGTGCCAACGGCGACCGACCGCTCGCCATGACCGCCGGGCTTTTCGTTCATCATCATTTTCGCCCAGATCTTGTGCGGGTCGAGATTTGTGCCGATGTCGTTGATCAGGTCTGCCGGATCGGCTTCGAGAATACGGTCCTTGAACCGTTCGCGGATAAGGCCACCCTGGCCATAACGACCGTTCGAGTTGAAGCCATAGCCGACGACGCGGCGACCGTCCCTGACGACATCGGTGACGACGGCGACGAGGCTGGCTGTCATCTTCGAGAAGTCGATATAGGCATTGCGGATGGGCGAAGCGATGGGCTTGGTGACTTCGCAGACGTCGACGATACGCATTTGGATCTCCCGTTCAGTTTTTAGGTAGGTAGCGAATGTGGCCTCTCTGCCGCACCTTCGTAGCGATCAGACGAGAGGACTAAAGCCTTGGTAGCCGGGGGTAGCCGCACATTCCAATGCTCTGACGATTTGTATTAGTGCCGTTTCGGCATGGCATCTCTCACAGTTCGACGAAATGGAATGAAGAATATGCGGCAGAAACAAGGGGAACTGACTGCACCGGCTCTATCCGGCTCCACAGCAATGATTGCCGCCTATGCCGCTTTGGCTTCAAATAGTGGTTACCTGCCGGCGCACTCATTACCTAAGCCGGTCATGTCATCCAAGAGTCTCCGCGACGGCAGTTCCGCAGGTGACGGTATCCGCGCTTCCGCCAAGGTCGCGTGTCCGCAGCCTTTGGTCCGCGAGAACGGTCTCGATGCCAGCCATCACGGCTGCGCTGGCGTCATACTCTCCAAGATGTTCCAGCATCATCGCGGCCGACCATATCTGGCCGATCGGATTGGCAACGCCCTGTCCTGCGATGTCCGGCGCCGATCCGTGGACGGGCTCGAACAAAGAGGGGAATTTCCGCTCCGGGTTGATGTTTCCCGACGGCGCGATGCCGATCGTACCGGTGCAGGCCGGTCCCAGATCAGACAGGATGTCGCCGAACAGGTTTGATGCCACAACCACGTCGAAGCGATCGGGATTGAGAACAAAATGGGCGCAGAGAATATCGATATGGTATTTGTCCCAGGCGATATCCGGATAGGACTTCGCCATCTCCTCGACCCTCTCGTCCCAATAGGGCATCGAGATGGAGATACCGTTCGACTTGGTGGCGGAGGTCAGCCGCTTGCGGGGGCGCGTCTGCGCGAGATCGAAGGCGAATTTCAGGATCCGATCGACGCCGATGCGCGTCATCACCGTTTCCTGGAGAACCGTTTCCCGCTCGGTTCCCGGGAAAATGCGCCCGCCGACCGATGAATATTCGCCCTCGGTGTTTTCACGGACGACGTAGAAATCGATGTCCCCTGGACCACGCCCGGCCAGCGGCGAGGTCACGCCCGGCATCAACCGCACGGGCCTCAGACTGACATACTGGTCGAACTCGCGCCGGAACCGGATGAGCGAGCCCCAGAGCGAGATATGGTCGGGAACGATCTCTGGCCAGCCGACTGCGCCGAAGAAGATGGCATCATGGCTGCCGATCTGCGCCTTCCAGTCCTCCGGCATCATTTGGCCGTGCTTCACGTAGTAGTCGCAGGAGGCAAAGTCGAAGGTGTCGATCTGGAGCTCGAAGCCGAACTTCTTCGACGCCGCTTCAAGAACCCGGAGGCCTTCGGGAACGACTTCCTTGCCGATGCCGTCACCGGCGATGGAAGCGATCTTGTGTATGCGGTTGGTTCTTTTTTCCAAAGTCATGCTCCAATTCTATCAGTCTTCCTCGACGAAGACCTGTTTGCGACGTCTCGCGATGTTAGGAAGAAAGGCGACAATCAGCACGATGAGGGCAACCGTCAGAAGTCCTGCGCTGATGGGCCGGGTAAAGAAGACGGAAACGTCGCCGTGCGAAATCGTCATCGCCCTGCGCAGATGCTCCTCCAGCAGGGGCCCGAGGACGAAGCCCAGCAGCATGGGCGCAGGCTCGAAATCCAGCTTCGACAGAGCGTAGCCAAACACACCGAACGCTGCCATCACATAGAGA
This genomic interval carries:
- a CDS encoding tartrate dehydrogenase, whose protein sequence is MTLEKRTNRIHKIASIAGDGIGKEVVPEGLRVLEAASKKFGFELQIDTFDFASCDYYVKHGQMMPEDWKAQIGSHDAIFFGAVGWPEIVPDHISLWGSLIRFRREFDQYVSLRPVRLMPGVTSPLAGRGPGDIDFYVVRENTEGEYSSVGGRIFPGTERETVLQETVMTRIGVDRILKFAFDLAQTRPRKRLTSATKSNGISISMPYWDERVEEMAKSYPDIAWDKYHIDILCAHFVLNPDRFDVVVASNLFGDILSDLGPACTGTIGIAPSGNINPERKFPSLFEPVHGSAPDIAGQGVANPIGQIWSAAMMLEHLGEYDASAAVMAGIETVLADQRLRTRDLGGSADTVTCGTAVAETLG